One genomic window of Cricetulus griseus strain 17A/GY chromosome 3, alternate assembly CriGri-PICRH-1.0, whole genome shotgun sequence includes the following:
- the LOC118238498 gene encoding MARCO-like protein, producing the protein MEVTSAVPRYIEMQEPLGQPGQPALPGQTAQPGSQVNQGSLGSQDSQRCQGSLGSQDSQRCQGSLGSQDSQRCQGSLGSQDSQRCQGRQRSQCSQVNQGSLGSQDSQRCQGSLGSQDSQHCQGSQGIQGSLGSQVNQGSLGSQDSQDSQGCQGSRGQDHTDPVGKESAPEVPREECGGSPHFSSLEDMVAHLVTSLQGGDSDFVLGFLGICQRFITTRQKLDMLFKRFSSFRPECEEDEQAKNTLCTLLDYWMDKFPAEFCKIEHLPILKRLKTYLIVNMPYSDLLLHGHFPF; encoded by the exons ATGGAGGTGACATCAGCCGTGCCTAGGTACATAGAGATGCAGGAGCCT CTTGGGcagccaggacagccagcgctgcCAGGGCAGACAGCGCAGCCAGGTAGCCAGGTTAACCAGGGCAGCTTGGGcagccaggacagccagcgctgcCAGGGTAGCTTGGGcagccaggacagccagcgctgcCAGGGTAGCTTGGGcagccaggacagccagcgctgcCAGGGTAGCTTGGGcagccaggacagccagcgctgcCAGGGCAGACAGCGCAGCCAGTGTAGCCAGGTTAACCAGGGCAGCTTGGGcagccaggacagccagcgctgcCAGGGTAGCTTGGgcagccaggacagccagcactgccagggcagccagggcatcCAGGGTAGCCTGGGTAGCCAGGTTAACCAGGGCAGCTTGggcagccaggacagccaggacagccagggctgccagGGCAGCCGGGGTCAGGATCACACCGACCCG GTTGGGAAGGAGTCTGCTCCTGAGGTCCCGAGAGAGGAGTGCGGTGGATCGCCCCACTTCAGCTCGCTGgaagacatggtggctcacctgGTGACATCCCTGCAGGGTGGGGACTCAGACTTTGTCCTTGGATTCCTGGGCATATGCCAAAGGTTTATCACCACCCGGCAGAAGCTGGACATGCTGTTCAAGCG ATTCTCATCCTTCCGGCCCGAGTGTGAAGAGGATGAACAAGCAAAGAA CACCTTGTGTACCCTCCTGGACTACTGGATGGACAAGTTCCCTGCGGAGTTTTGCAAGATCGAACACCTGCCCATTCTGAAGCGGCTCAAGACCTACTTGATTGTGAACATGCCGTACTCAGACCTTCTG CTCCATGGCCACTTCCCCTTCTAG
- the LOC113834729 gene encoding repetin-like, whose amino-acid sequence MEVTSAVPRYIEMQEPVSQGSQDSQVNQGSLVSQDSQRCQGSLGSQDSQRCQGSLGGQDSQRCQGSLGSQDSQRCQGRQRSQCSQVNQGSLGSQDSQRCQGSLGSQDSQRCQGRAPGQPASAARVAWAARQSQRCQGRQRSQCSQVNQGSLGSQDSQRCQGSLGSQDSQHCQGSQGRQGSQGIQGSLGSQVNQGSLGSQDSQDSQGCQGSRGQDHTDPVGKESAPEVPREECGGSPHFSSLEDMVAHLVTSLQGGDSDFVLGFLGICQRFITTRQKLDMLFKRFSSFRPECEEDEQAKNTLCTLLDYWMDKFPAEFCKIEHLPILKRLKTYLIVNMPYSDLLLHGHFPF is encoded by the exons ATGGAGGTGACATCAGCCGTGCCTAGGTACATAGAGATGCAGGAGCCT gtcagccagggcaGCCAGGATAGCCAGGTTAACCAGGGCAGCTTGGTcagccaggacagccagcgctgcCAGGGCAGCTTGGGcagccaggacagccagcgctgcCAGGGTAGCTTGGGCggccaggacagccagcgctgcCAGGGTAGCTTGGGcagccaggacagccagcgctgcCAGGGCAGACAGCGCAGCCAGTGTAGCCAGGTTAACCAGGGCAGCTTGGGcagccaggacagccagcgctgcCAGGGTAGCTTGGGcagccaggacagccagcgctgcCAGGGTAGGGCGCCAGGGCagccagccagcgcagccagggTAGCTTGGGCAGCCAGGCAGAGCCAGCGCTGCCAGGGCAGACAGCGCAGCCAGTGTAGCCAGGTTAACCAGGGCAGCTTGGGcagccaggacagccagcgctgcCAGGGTAGCTTGGgcagccaggacagccagcactgccagggcagccagggccgccagggcagccagggcatcCAGGGTAGCCTGGGTAGCCAGGTTAACCAGGGCAGCTTGggcagccaggacagccaggacagccagggctgccagGGCAGCCGGGGTCAGGATCACACCGACCCG GTTGGGAAGGAGTCTGCTCCTGAGGTCCCGAGAGAGGAGTGCGGTGGATCGCCCCACTTCAGCTCGCTGgaagacatggtggctcacctgGTGACATCCCTGCAGGGTGGGGACTCAGACTTTGTCCTTGGATTCCTGGGCATATGCCAAAGGTTTATCACCACCCGGCAGAAGCTGGACATGCTGTTCAAGCG ATTCTCATCCTTCCGGCCCGAGTGTGAAGAGGATGAACAAGCAAAGAA CACCTTGTGTACCCTCCTGGACTACTGGATGGACAAGTTCCCTGCGGAGTTTTGCAAGATCGAACACCTGCCCATTCTGAAGCGGCTCAAGACCTACTTGATTGTGAACATGCCGTACTCAGACCTTCTG CTCCATGGCCACTTCCCCTTCTAG